The DNA sequence CATCTGGAAGCCATCAAGGTGAAAGATTTCAAAGAGAAGCGGATTTACCTCAATGATCTGGATTATGGTGATTATGCCGTAGCCTTGTTCCATGATCTCAATAACAATGGCGAACTGGATGTCAATTGGCTTGGTGTTCCAGAGGAGCCATTTGCGTTTTCACGCCCCATATCTTCCAAATGGCGACTCCCTAAATTTTCTGAAGTAAAAGTAGGTTTGTACCAATCTCATAAAACGGTTTCTACCAATCTGAAAACGTGGTGGGACCAGTAAGGTCAGGTTTGAGGGAGTACAGCTATTAACCGATTGATAATCACATCAAACCTTCCTGTATTAGGTAGTTGGTAGAGCGTACATGGACTAGATTTTGCAAGCGTCAATCCATTCACCCTGTACTTCATGCTTTTTACGGAAGATTTGCTGATCAAATCAATTATTTTCAGGTGTTTTCAAGCAAATCTGATCCTAATTAACTATAGCGAAAATTCGCCACCTCGGTGGAAATATGTTATCTTTCGCATCCTCAAACGGAAGAAATATCTAAATTATGTCTACTGCTTATTCTCACCTTTTGGCTCCTCTCGACCTTGGTTTTACACAACTGAAGAACCGGGTACTCATGGGGTCCATGCACACCATGCTGGAAGAAGCTCCCGGAGGTTTTCCGCGCGCCGCTGCTTTTTATGCCGAACGAGCAAGAGGCAAGGTTGGTCTAATTGTCACGGGCGGTATTTCTCCTAATGAGGAAGGTTGTGTCGGACCACATTCTGCTATGTTGACCAATGCAGAGGAGGTAGCTAAGCATAAACTTATTACGGATGCCGTTCGGGCGGAAGGAGGAACAATCTGTATGCAGATTTTACACTCCGGCCGTTATGGTTATCACCCCAAAATTGTGGCCCCTTCGGCTTTACAGGCTCCCATCAATTTCTTCAAACCTCGCGAAATGACGGGCGAAGATATTGAGCGGACCATCAATGATTACGCCAAGTGTGCAGTACTGGCCCAGGAGGCTGGCTATCACGGCGTAGAAGTAATGGGCTCGGAAGGTTACCTGATCAATCAGTTTATCGTCAAGCGTACCAATCATCGGGAAGATGAATGGGGCGGCGCCTACGA is a window from the Lewinella sp. LCG006 genome containing:
- a CDS encoding DUF2141 domain-containing protein; this translates as MRHYLLLLASTLLFLGMNRPAAGSMELAINDIEHNYGTLWIGLYASEEAFLDKDQAHLEAIKVKDFKEKRIYLNDLDYGDYAVALFHDLNNNGELDVNWLGVPEEPFAFSRPISSKWRLPKFSEVKVGLYQSHKTVSTNLKTWWDQ